A genomic stretch from Bradyrhizobium quebecense includes:
- a CDS encoding cupin domain-containing protein, translated as MGENVIGRANVEDTPELKAYYKDLDKFDAAALWTVANKIEPWQPQSASIPVLWRYSDLREHVLRSVELVSPEKAGRRVIYLNNPGRRDVSAAVGWLYSGLQVMHPGEVASAHAHSASALRFIMEGTGAYTIVDGHKMTLGARDFVLTPNGTWHEHGVEASGSVCIWQDGLDIPLVNALEANFFVVHPKIQQEESGYPVDDMTKTWGNPGLRPVGSRWSNGYSPMFKYEWEPTYESLRKYAAATDGSPYDGILMNYVNPITGGHVMQTIGASMQLLRAGEKTRSHRHTGSFVYQVAKGHGYSVIGGKRFEWQERDIFCVPSWAWHEHGNASGSEDACLFCFNDLPVIEGLGLYREEAYGDNAGHQSVAA; from the coding sequence ACCTCGACAAGTTCGACGCGGCCGCGCTGTGGACGGTCGCCAACAAGATCGAGCCGTGGCAGCCGCAGTCGGCGTCCATTCCCGTGCTCTGGCGCTACAGCGATCTGCGCGAGCACGTGCTGCGCTCGGTAGAACTGGTTTCGCCGGAGAAGGCGGGACGGCGGGTGATCTATCTCAACAATCCCGGTCGCCGCGACGTGTCGGCCGCTGTCGGTTGGCTCTATTCAGGCTTGCAGGTGATGCACCCGGGCGAAGTGGCATCGGCCCATGCGCATTCGGCCTCCGCCCTGCGCTTCATCATGGAAGGGACAGGCGCCTACACCATTGTCGATGGCCACAAGATGACGCTCGGCGCGCGGGATTTCGTGCTGACACCGAACGGCACCTGGCACGAGCATGGCGTCGAGGCAAGCGGCTCGGTCTGCATCTGGCAGGATGGGCTCGACATTCCGCTCGTCAACGCGCTGGAGGCGAATTTCTTTGTCGTGCACCCGAAGATCCAGCAGGAGGAGTCGGGCTATCCCGTCGACGACATGACCAAGACCTGGGGCAATCCGGGCCTTCGGCCGGTGGGCTCGCGATGGTCGAACGGTTATTCACCGATGTTCAAATATGAGTGGGAGCCGACTTACGAGTCGTTGCGGAAATATGCCGCCGCGACCGACGGATCGCCCTATGACGGCATCCTGATGAACTACGTCAATCCGATCACCGGCGGACATGTGATGCAGACCATCGGCGCCAGCATGCAGTTGCTGCGGGCGGGCGAGAAGACCAGGTCGCACCGGCACACCGGAAGCTTCGTCTATCAGGTCGCCAAAGGACACGGCTACTCCGTGATCGGCGGCAAGCGGTTCGAGTGGCAGGAGCGCGACATTTTCTGCGTTCCGTCCTGGGCCTGGCATGAACACGGCAACGCCTCCGGGAGCGAGGACGCCTGCCTGTTCTGTTTCAACGATCTGCCCGTCATCGAAGGGCTCGGTCTCTACCGTGAAGAGGCCTATGGCGACAATGCCGGCCATCAGTCGGTCGCGGCCTGA
- a CDS encoding fumarylacetoacetate hydrolase family protein → MRLVTYTLGSSGARLGVIVNGLVVDVERLGASRGLVWPGDMLSLIDNGVTLLPALRECLDSANGALPVGAAVPLEDVKLQAPIPRPRKNIFGIGLNYRAHVAESAKNLDTDKDLPKQPVVFSKPPTAVIGPGAAIQHNASITRQLDWEVELAVIIGKTATRIPVEKAMDHVFGYSVMIDISARDNRRAGQWIFSKGMDTYAPFGPCIVTADEIPNPHDLRLWLTKNGVVKQDSSTKYMIFDVPALIADISSGMTLEPGDIIATGTPEGVGAGMNPQEWLWPGDVVEAGVDGVGVIRHPVVAI, encoded by the coding sequence ATGCGTCTTGTCACGTACACCTTGGGCTCCAGCGGAGCTCGGCTTGGGGTTATCGTCAATGGTTTGGTTGTCGATGTCGAGCGCCTCGGTGCGTCACGCGGTCTCGTCTGGCCGGGCGATATGCTCTCGTTGATCGATAACGGCGTCACGCTGCTGCCGGCGCTGAGGGAATGCCTGGATAGCGCCAACGGGGCGCTGCCGGTCGGCGCCGCCGTTCCGCTCGAGGACGTGAAGCTGCAGGCACCGATCCCGCGCCCGCGGAAGAACATCTTCGGCATCGGGCTGAACTATCGCGCGCATGTGGCGGAGTCCGCCAAGAACCTCGACACCGACAAGGATCTGCCGAAGCAGCCGGTGGTGTTCTCCAAACCGCCGACCGCCGTAATCGGACCGGGAGCGGCGATCCAGCACAATGCCAGCATCACCCGGCAGCTCGACTGGGAGGTCGAACTCGCCGTCATCATCGGCAAGACCGCGACCCGCATCCCGGTCGAGAAGGCGATGGATCACGTCTTCGGCTATTCCGTGATGATCGACATTTCCGCGCGCGACAATCGCCGCGCCGGGCAGTGGATCTTCTCCAAGGGCATGGACACTTACGCGCCGTTCGGCCCCTGCATCGTCACTGCGGACGAGATTCCCAATCCACACGATCTCAGGCTTTGGCTGACCAAGAACGGCGTCGTGAAGCAGGACTCCAGCACCAAATACATGATCTTCGACGTTCCGGCCCTGATCGCCGACATCTCGTCCGGCATGACGCTCGAGCCGGGCGACATCATCGCGACCGGAACGCCGGAAGGCGTGGGCGCCGGCATGAATCCGCAGGAATGGCTGTGGCCCGGCGATGTGGTCGAGGCCGGCGTCGACGGCGTCGGCGTCATCCGGCACCCCGTTGTCGCGATCTGA
- a CDS encoding acyl-CoA thioesterase: MTLFSFDRELRFGDCDPSGIAYFPSYLNILNGVVEEFWAVIGFPWPELITVRRIGTPTVHLTCDFSRPSKFGDRLTFGLCVVKVGRASLHLAHVVTAADGVRWRARQILAATSLVDHHAIPWPDDVRAALELHRHADEDTQVASL, translated from the coding sequence ATGACGTTGTTCTCGTTCGATCGCGAGCTGAGGTTCGGCGACTGCGATCCCTCGGGGATCGCCTATTTCCCGTCCTACCTGAACATCCTCAACGGCGTGGTCGAGGAGTTCTGGGCTGTGATCGGATTTCCCTGGCCGGAGTTGATCACGGTCCGCAGGATCGGGACCCCGACCGTGCATCTGACCTGCGACTTTTCGCGGCCGTCGAAATTCGGCGATCGCCTGACGTTTGGCCTCTGCGTCGTCAAGGTCGGCCGCGCCTCGCTCCATCTGGCGCACGTCGTGACGGCCGCAGATGGCGTGCGCTGGCGCGCGCGCCAGATCCTTGCCGCGACGTCGCTGGTCGATCATCACGCAATTCCGTGGCCCGACGACGTTCGTGCTGCGCTCGAATTGCATCGACATGCGGACGAAGACACGCAGGTGGCGTCGCTATGA
- a CDS encoding EthD family reductase: MISLFMTFSDPKGERRIHADDLAAAAVLVGSTPGMAEGLLFTPLEQSVDHPYKADGAGPVFVLQLRFPNLFVCEAAMDRGGVLAGLAAGRGLSSLAGLDVTHQAMVTRAFPVDDATHVNGTVTPCSYLVHYPGPADDMNAWNLHYLEHHPPIMRTFPDVRQIEIYTRIDWVDRLPSQRVEYMQRNRLMFDSPQALARALSSDVIKRMRADFVRFPPFAGGNKHFPMLTRIVPARESDEGGTPR, translated from the coding sequence ATGATCTCGCTGTTCATGACGTTCTCCGATCCGAAAGGCGAGCGGCGAATTCACGCGGACGATCTTGCTGCTGCGGCTGTCCTCGTGGGGTCTACTCCGGGGATGGCCGAGGGCCTGCTGTTCACGCCGCTGGAGCAATCGGTCGATCATCCCTACAAGGCCGACGGGGCCGGACCGGTATTTGTGCTCCAACTGCGGTTTCCGAACCTGTTTGTGTGCGAGGCCGCGATGGATCGCGGTGGCGTGCTCGCAGGTCTTGCGGCGGGTCGCGGACTGTCGAGCCTTGCCGGACTGGACGTGACGCATCAGGCGATGGTGACGCGCGCCTTTCCTGTCGACGACGCCACGCATGTGAACGGTACGGTCACGCCGTGCAGCTATCTCGTGCATTATCCCGGGCCGGCCGACGACATGAATGCCTGGAATTTGCATTATCTGGAGCATCATCCGCCGATCATGCGGACCTTCCCCGACGTCCGCCAGATCGAGATTTACACGCGCATCGATTGGGTCGACCGGCTGCCGTCGCAGCGGGTCGAGTACATGCAGCGCAACAGACTGATGTTCGACAGCCCGCAAGCCCTTGCGCGAGCGCTGAGCTCCGACGTGATCAAGCGGATGCGCGCGGACTTCGTCCGGTTTCCGCCGTTCGCGGGCGGCAACAAGCATTTTCCGATGCTGACGAGGATCGTCCCGGCCAGGGAGAGCGACGAGGGCGGAACGCCGCGATGA
- a CDS encoding ABC transporter ATP-binding protein, with amino-acid sequence MSEMFSMTDVTVCYDNVEAVRNVSLSVDEGQIVTVIGPNGAGKTTLLMAAIGLLGSRGRMAFRGNDIRKMSVEDRVERRLCLVPEKRELFSDMSVADNLLLGSYSLRDRSGVRKTLDEVYDRFPRLRERQRQAAGTLSGGERQMLALGRALMARPALLMLDEPSLGLAPLIVREIFRTIASLRDLGVSILLVEQNARAALETADYGYVLETGEIVQSGPAKDLIHDPRLITAYLGGH; translated from the coding sequence GTGAGCGAGATGTTTTCCATGACCGACGTGACCGTCTGCTACGACAACGTCGAGGCCGTGCGCAACGTCTCGCTGTCGGTCGACGAGGGCCAGATCGTCACCGTGATCGGTCCGAACGGCGCCGGCAAGACCACGCTGCTGATGGCAGCCATCGGGCTGCTCGGATCGCGTGGTCGCATGGCATTCCGTGGCAACGACATCCGGAAGATGTCGGTCGAGGATCGCGTCGAGCGCAGGCTCTGCCTTGTTCCGGAGAAGCGCGAGCTGTTTTCCGACATGTCGGTCGCCGACAACCTGCTGCTCGGCTCCTACAGCCTGCGCGATCGTTCCGGTGTCCGAAAGACGCTGGACGAGGTCTATGATCGCTTTCCCCGGCTCAGGGAGCGGCAGCGCCAGGCCGCAGGCACGCTCTCCGGCGGCGAGCGCCAGATGCTCGCGCTGGGACGCGCGCTGATGGCAAGGCCCGCGCTGCTGATGCTCGACGAACCCAGTCTCGGTCTTGCGCCGCTGATCGTGCGCGAGATCTTTCGCACCATCGCGTCCTTGCGCGACCTCGGCGTGTCCATCCTGCTGGTCGAGCAGAACGCCCGCGCCGCGCTCGAGACCGCCGACTATGGCTACGTGCTGGAGACCGGCGAGATCGTGCAGTCCGGCCCTGCCAAGGATCTGATCCACGATCCCCGGCTGATCACGGCCTATCTCGGCGGACACTGA
- a CDS encoding ABC transporter permease subunit, translating to MTRLHVQLAAVAALACLALAPLVLSPFSVTLMNYIGIYSLVAIGLALLTGVGGIVSFGQAAFVGIAAYATAWVSALNGQSPWLGLLFGVALTCGVAAVLGVVTLRLQGHFLSLSTVAWGLAIGFLFGNVEGLGRFNGISSIPPISLGSLALVSSAQIYYLIWGIVALVLFLGYNLLDSRLGRAMRALRGGNTLVESLGINAFRIKLVTFVIAAFLASLSGWLYAHMSRFISPGPFDASMGIEYLMMTMVGGAGSPLGGVVGAAIVTLLKNSVQDYLPLIAKGASGQLEIVAFSALFILFLQWARQGIVPSIARYLPKTRRERPQPAPPLPRRPQPAPGELLLKVDGAERRFGGLVAVNNVSFEVRSGEILAVIGPNGAGKSTMFNCLTGALRVNKGEIVFAGRRITRDPQSRIAKAGVARTFQHVKLRPRMNLLENVMLGTYSRTRTGLFAGAFRLNQREEASARHEALMQLERVGLGDKPFELAGNLPLGNQRILEIARALAADPALLVLDEPAAGLRRQEKLRLAELLRALRADHLTILIVEHDMEFVMSLVDRIVVLDFGSKLCEGVPSAIRSDERVQEAYLGGVA from the coding sequence ATGACGCGCCTTCATGTGCAGCTCGCAGCAGTAGCGGCACTGGCGTGCCTCGCACTCGCGCCCCTCGTCCTGAGCCCGTTCAGCGTCACGCTGATGAACTATATCGGCATCTATTCGCTGGTCGCCATCGGCCTTGCGCTCCTCACCGGCGTCGGCGGCATCGTATCGTTTGGACAGGCGGCGTTCGTCGGCATCGCGGCCTATGCGACGGCCTGGGTCTCCGCCCTGAACGGGCAATCGCCCTGGCTCGGCCTGCTGTTCGGGGTGGCGCTGACCTGCGGCGTCGCAGCCGTCCTCGGCGTCGTCACCTTGCGCCTCCAGGGCCATTTCCTCTCGCTCTCGACCGTGGCATGGGGCCTTGCGATCGGCTTCCTGTTCGGCAACGTCGAGGGGCTCGGCCGCTTCAACGGTATCTCGTCGATCCCGCCGATCAGTCTCGGCTCGCTCGCGCTCGTCTCCAGCGCACAGATCTATTATCTGATCTGGGGCATCGTCGCTCTGGTACTCTTCCTCGGCTACAATCTCCTGGACTCGCGGCTCGGCCGCGCCATGCGGGCACTGCGCGGCGGCAATACGCTTGTCGAGAGCCTCGGCATCAACGCCTTCCGGATCAAGCTCGTGACCTTCGTGATCGCGGCGTTCCTGGCCTCGCTCTCCGGATGGCTCTACGCGCATATGAGCCGCTTCATCAGCCCGGGTCCGTTCGATGCCAGCATGGGCATCGAATATCTGATGATGACGATGGTCGGCGGCGCCGGCAGCCCGCTCGGCGGTGTCGTCGGCGCCGCCATCGTGACGCTGCTCAAGAACAGCGTGCAGGACTATCTGCCGCTGATCGCCAAGGGCGCATCCGGGCAGCTCGAGATCGTCGCCTTCTCCGCGCTGTTCATCCTGTTCCTGCAATGGGCGCGGCAGGGCATCGTCCCCTCCATCGCACGCTATCTGCCGAAGACCAGGCGCGAGCGGCCGCAGCCGGCGCCGCCGCTGCCGCGCCGGCCGCAGCCGGCACCGGGCGAGCTTCTTCTGAAGGTTGACGGCGCCGAGCGCCGGTTCGGCGGCCTCGTCGCGGTCAACAATGTCAGCTTCGAGGTGAGATCCGGCGAGATTCTTGCCGTGATCGGCCCGAACGGCGCTGGCAAGAGCACGATGTTCAATTGCCTGACCGGCGCGCTGCGAGTCAACAAGGGCGAGATCGTCTTTGCGGGGCGCCGGATCACGCGTGATCCGCAATCCCGCATCGCCAAGGCCGGCGTCGCCAGGACCTTCCAGCATGTGAAGCTGCGGCCGCGCATGAACCTGCTCGAGAACGTCATGCTCGGCACTTACAGCCGAACCCGCACCGGCCTGTTCGCCGGCGCCTTTCGCCTCAATCAGCGCGAGGAAGCCAGCGCCCGGCACGAGGCGCTGATGCAGCTCGAGCGCGTCGGGCTCGGCGACAAGCCGTTTGAGCTCGCCGGCAATCTTCCCCTCGGCAACCAGCGCATCCTGGAGATCGCACGCGCGCTCGCCGCGGATCCCGCCCTGCTGGTGCTGGACGAGCCGGCGGCTGGCCTGCGCCGCCAGGAAAAGCTGAGATTGGCCGAGCTGCTCCGCGCGCTGCGGGCGGATCACCTGACCATCCTCATCGTCGAGCACGATATGGAGTTCGTGATGTCGCTGGTCGACCGCATCGTGGTGCTCGATTTCGGCTCCAAGCTTTGCGAGGGCGTCCCAAGCGCGATCCGCAGCGATGAGCGGGTTCAAGAGGCCTATCTCGGGGGCGTCGCGTGA
- a CDS encoding branched-chain amino acid ABC transporter permease — protein MTSDIAAILAIDGIATGAVYALVAIGTVLIFTVTRVIFIPFGDIAAFTALTLAALDAKRFPGTGALVVVLACLATLIEITSLIRNGDTRLLPRALLFYLALPLAVVGVAWLTMRLDPPLAVRLVLALMLITPIAPLLDRIVFRPIADGTVLLLLTVSVALHFALVGLGLLFFGPEGVRTEPLTSFSTELAGVLISGQTMLIVIAALVFSGLLYLFFDFTLVGKSLRATAVNRTGSRLMGIRPARAGTIAYLLGSLMAGVSGILIAPVNTVFYDSGFLIGLKAFVGAIVGGMTSYPGAAIGAVGVGILESFASFQSSALKDVIVFSLLIPVLIWRSLASLHSEEEIEE, from the coding sequence ATGACCAGCGATATCGCGGCCATCCTTGCGATCGACGGGATCGCCACCGGCGCGGTCTACGCGCTGGTGGCGATCGGGACCGTGCTCATCTTCACGGTGACACGGGTCATCTTCATTCCCTTTGGTGACATCGCCGCCTTCACCGCACTGACGCTTGCGGCTCTCGATGCCAAGCGCTTTCCCGGAACCGGCGCACTGGTCGTGGTGCTGGCGTGCCTTGCGACCCTGATCGAGATCACTTCGCTCATCCGCAACGGCGACACTCGACTCTTGCCGCGCGCGCTTCTGTTCTATCTCGCCCTTCCGTTGGCAGTGGTCGGCGTCGCCTGGCTCACCATGCGCCTGGACCCGCCGCTCGCCGTCCGGCTCGTGCTCGCGCTGATGCTGATCACGCCGATCGCCCCTCTGCTTGACCGGATCGTTTTCCGCCCGATCGCCGACGGCACGGTGCTGCTGCTGCTGACGGTCTCGGTGGCGCTGCATTTCGCGCTGGTCGGTCTTGGCCTGCTGTTCTTCGGCCCCGAAGGGGTCCGTACCGAGCCGCTGACGTCGTTCTCAACGGAGCTCGCCGGCGTCCTGATCTCGGGCCAGACCATGCTGATCGTGATCGCGGCGCTCGTCTTCAGCGGCCTCCTCTATCTCTTCTTTGACTTCACGCTGGTCGGCAAATCGCTCCGCGCCACGGCAGTGAACCGGACCGGCTCGCGGCTGATGGGGATCCGGCCGGCGCGGGCCGGCACCATCGCCTACCTGCTGGGCTCGCTGATGGCCGGCGTATCCGGCATCCTGATCGCGCCGGTGAATACCGTGTTCTACGATTCCGGCTTTCTGATCGGACTCAAGGCGTTCGTCGGCGCCATCGTCGGCGGCATGACCAGCTATCCCGGTGCCGCGATCGGCGCGGTCGGGGTCGGCATCCTCGAAAGCTTCGCATCTTTCCAGAGCAGTGCGCTCAAAGACGTGATCGTGTTCTCGTTGCTGATTCCGGTTCTGATCTGGCGATCCCTCGCCTCGCTGCATTCCGAGGAGGAGATCGAGGAATGA
- a CDS encoding aspartate/glutamate racemase family protein: MRIFWQSFVDASVNAPYMARLSEYLNKIAAPGTTVHVEGISPPDREFGRLAELRCAVQAIDNGIAAEEAGFDAFVMGHFQDPGLYELRSTLDIPVIGTGEATLLAASQLGRRLGLVTLNPVFEIWHYEQAERYGLGDRVVHVSGLGCKPEDFASAFAGDQAAHARMIEDFLACALPLVQRGADVVIPAGVLPGLLIGREHGLKVGHAPVVNCAAVALKSAEMWVQLRQLNGTEPSRGPSFKRASALARDDFRAMLARNKR, from the coding sequence ATGCGCATCTTCTGGCAGAGTTTCGTCGATGCGAGCGTGAACGCGCCATATATGGCGCGGCTGTCGGAGTACCTCAACAAGATCGCTGCGCCCGGTACGACGGTTCACGTCGAGGGCATTTCACCGCCGGATAGGGAGTTCGGTCGGCTTGCCGAATTACGCTGCGCGGTTCAGGCGATCGACAATGGCATCGCTGCCGAAGAGGCCGGGTTCGACGCCTTTGTGATGGGCCACTTCCAGGATCCCGGACTCTATGAACTCCGCTCGACGCTCGACATTCCCGTGATCGGGACCGGCGAGGCGACGTTGCTCGCGGCCTCGCAACTCGGCCGGCGCCTCGGCCTCGTGACGCTCAATCCCGTCTTCGAGATCTGGCACTACGAGCAGGCTGAACGCTACGGCCTGGGTGATCGCGTCGTCCACGTGAGCGGGCTCGGTTGCAAGCCGGAGGATTTTGCAAGCGCGTTCGCCGGCGATCAGGCGGCCCACGCCCGAATGATCGAGGATTTCCTGGCCTGCGCCCTTCCGCTGGTGCAGCGCGGAGCCGACGTGGTGATCCCTGCCGGAGTGCTGCCGGGCCTCTTGATCGGGCGGGAGCACGGCCTGAAGGTCGGGCACGCGCCGGTCGTGAACTGCGCTGCGGTAGCGTTGAAGAGCGCCGAGATGTGGGTGCAGCTCAGACAACTCAATGGCACCGAGCCGAGCCGCGGGCCGAGCTTCAAGCGTGCCAGTGCGCTGGCGCGTGACGATTTCCGGGCGATGCTTGCGCGCAACAAGCGTTAG
- a CDS encoding thiolase family protein gives MKNSLRTPYEGIVMAAPVTIPYARYSIESAQWWIGRALSALVARAGIKASDIDGLCVSSFTMGTDSGIGLTQHFGLCVRWLDTIPLGGASAIAALRKAARAVQAHDADIVACVAGDTNHVDSFRLTLENFSRFNQDAVYPYGAGGANASFALIARNYMRTYGVTREDVGRIAVAQRANALRNPHALMKAPLTIEQYLAARPISDPIHLFDCVMPCAGAEAFLVMRDETAASLGLPAARLLSTIERHNAFADDPMQVRGGWAMDLGELYAMAGVKPDDLDFVQTYDDYPVITMMQFEDLGFCNKGEGAAFVRQHDLTVDGDFPHNTSGGQLSAGQAGAAGAYLGLVEGLRQVLGEAGPTQVKDAKLGLASGFGMINYDRGLASGAVIFAGPAR, from the coding sequence GTGAAAAATTCGCTGCGCACACCGTATGAGGGCATCGTGATGGCGGCTCCCGTCACGATCCCCTATGCGCGCTATTCCATCGAGAGCGCACAATGGTGGATTGGCCGCGCGCTGAGCGCGCTGGTCGCGCGGGCCGGCATCAAGGCCTCCGATATCGACGGCCTGTGCGTCTCCAGCTTCACCATGGGGACCGACAGCGGGATTGGACTGACACAGCATTTCGGACTGTGCGTCAGATGGCTGGACACTATCCCGCTCGGCGGCGCCAGCGCCATCGCGGCATTGCGGAAGGCGGCGCGCGCGGTGCAGGCACACGATGCCGACATCGTGGCTTGCGTGGCCGGCGATACCAACCACGTCGATTCCTTCCGCCTGACGCTCGAGAATTTCTCGCGCTTCAATCAGGACGCGGTCTATCCTTATGGCGCAGGTGGCGCCAATGCGAGTTTCGCGCTGATCGCGCGCAACTATATGCGGACCTATGGCGTCACGCGCGAAGACGTCGGCAGGATCGCGGTCGCCCAGCGCGCCAACGCGCTGCGCAACCCGCATGCGCTGATGAAGGCGCCGCTGACGATCGAGCAGTATCTGGCGGCCCGTCCCATTTCCGACCCCATTCATCTGTTCGATTGCGTCATGCCGTGCGCCGGTGCCGAGGCCTTTCTTGTGATGCGGGACGAGACCGCGGCATCGCTTGGCTTGCCGGCGGCACGATTGCTGTCGACGATCGAGCGGCACAACGCCTTCGCCGACGATCCGATGCAGGTGCGTGGCGGCTGGGCCATGGATCTCGGTGAACTCTACGCGATGGCCGGCGTGAAGCCTGACGATCTCGATTTCGTCCAGACCTATGATGACTATCCGGTCATCACGATGATGCAGTTCGAGGATCTCGGCTTCTGCAACAAGGGCGAAGGCGCGGCTTTCGTTCGTCAGCACGATCTGACGGTTGACGGCGACTTTCCGCATAACACCTCGGGCGGCCAGCTCTCGGCAGGGCAGGCCGGCGCCGCCGGCGCCTATCTCGGGCTCGTCGAAGGATTGCGGCAGGTCCTGGGAGAAGCCGGTCCCACACAGGTGAAGGATGCAAAGCTCGGTTTGGCCTCGGGCTTCGGTATGATCAACTACGACCGCGGCCTGGCATCGGGCGCGGTGATCTTTGCAGGGCCCGCGCGATGA
- a CDS encoding SDR family NAD(P)-dependent oxidoreductase has translation MIDPIEPPRRKNPLLRTRLPTSPPRARSRTSHGFTRAAAEGHFMLQRCEACGAFAYPAREACPACLSAGLAFVDAPRRGALLAETTARVPSDVYFRERAPWRIGLVKMDCGPTMVAHLHADCVEGAPVLMSFQLDKSGQAVAFARPEGETPNMADDRQWREMTADPKFRRVLVTNGRSLIGQEAVAALKAAGAKTVFVGVAEPWRPFAGEQLLRGQQGIEVVTLDAADEKSATDLAADIGGKVDILVNTTEYVRPGGLLDRRGTSIARDEIDQAYLGFINLAQAFGPAMRMRGADGVNNSVAWVNILSVYALANWPAFGAYSALQAACLSLSHCLRAELRPGGVKVLNLFTGPVDTEWFQTVPPPKVAPRAVAQAIVSGLRGGLEEMYVGDVAEEIRQRLAANPKALERELDR, from the coding sequence ATGATCGATCCGATTGAGCCACCCCGGCGCAAGAACCCGCTGCTGCGGACGCGGCTTCCGACGTCGCCGCCGCGAGCGCGCAGCAGGACATCGCACGGGTTCACGCGCGCCGCCGCCGAAGGCCACTTCATGCTGCAGCGCTGCGAGGCCTGCGGCGCCTTTGCTTATCCGGCACGCGAGGCGTGCCCCGCCTGCCTGTCGGCGGGTCTCGCGTTCGTCGATGCGCCGCGCCGCGGCGCGCTGCTGGCCGAAACGACGGCACGGGTGCCGAGCGACGTTTATTTCCGCGAGCGGGCGCCGTGGCGCATCGGTCTCGTCAAGATGGACTGCGGTCCGACGATGGTGGCGCATCTGCACGCGGACTGCGTCGAGGGCGCGCCCGTTCTCATGTCGTTTCAGCTCGACAAGAGCGGTCAGGCGGTGGCCTTTGCCCGACCCGAGGGGGAGACTCCCAACATGGCAGACGACAGGCAGTGGCGGGAAATGACGGCTGATCCGAAATTCCGGCGGGTGCTCGTGACCAACGGCCGCAGCCTGATCGGCCAGGAGGCCGTTGCGGCGCTGAAGGCCGCGGGCGCAAAGACGGTGTTCGTCGGCGTTGCCGAACCGTGGCGGCCGTTTGCCGGCGAGCAGCTGTTGCGCGGACAGCAAGGGATCGAGGTCGTCACGCTCGACGCGGCCGACGAAAAGTCTGCGACGGATCTTGCGGCCGACATCGGCGGCAAGGTCGATATCCTCGTCAACACGACGGAATATGTGCGGCCTGGCGGCCTCCTCGACCGCAGGGGCACGAGCATCGCGCGGGACGAGATCGACCAGGCCTATCTCGGCTTCATCAACCTCGCGCAGGCCTTCGGTCCCGCGATGCGGATGCGGGGGGCGGATGGCGTCAACAACAGTGTTGCCTGGGTCAATATCCTGTCGGTCTATGCGCTGGCGAACTGGCCCGCTTTCGGCGCCTACTCGGCATTGCAAGCCGCCTGCTTGTCGCTGTCGCATTGTCTGCGCGCTGAACTCAGGCCCGGTGGCGTCAAGGTGCTGAACCTGTTCACGGGGCCGGTCGACACCGAGTGGTTCCAGACCGTGCCGCCACCCAAGGTCGCGCCGCGCGCTGTCGCGCAGGCGATCGTGTCCGGCCTCCGGGGCGGGCTCGAGGAGATGTATGTCGGAGACGTCGCCGAGGAAATCAGGCAGCGCCTCGCCGCCAATCCGAAAGCGCTCGAGCGCGAGCTCGACAGGTAA
- a CDS encoding cyclase family protein, translated as MQSKNLLELAGAISSGAVRVVDLTFTLSPDFPVIVLPPEFGQAAPVRIQEISRYDGRGPAWYWNNVTFGEHTGTHFDAPIHWFTGKDLPNNAVDTMPAKDMIAPACVIDCSAGAAQDPDFLLTVPLVEAWEAKHGRIAARHWVLLRTDWSKKGWRDYANLGDDGAHTPGPNPAVMKWLVEERGIIGFGTETIGTDAGQAGHFEPPYPAHHFLHGAGRYGLQCLCNLDQLPATGAVIVASPLKIQNGSGSPLRVIALVSAD; from the coding sequence ATGCAAAGCAAAAATCTCCTGGAGCTCGCAGGTGCGATCTCGTCTGGCGCGGTGCGCGTTGTCGATCTGACCTTCACGCTCAGTCCGGATTTTCCGGTCATCGTGCTGCCGCCGGAGTTCGGCCAGGCAGCTCCCGTCCGGATCCAGGAGATCTCGCGATATGACGGTCGCGGTCCGGCCTGGTACTGGAACAACGTGACATTCGGCGAGCACACCGGCACGCATTTCGACGCGCCGATCCACTGGTTCACAGGCAAGGATCTGCCGAACAACGCCGTCGACACGATGCCTGCCAAGGACATGATCGCTCCGGCGTGCGTCATCGACTGCTCGGCTGGCGCAGCGCAGGATCCGGATTTCCTGCTGACCGTTCCGCTCGTCGAAGCCTGGGAGGCGAAGCACGGGCGAATTGCCGCGCGGCACTGGGTTCTGCTGCGTACCGACTGGTCGAAGAAGGGCTGGCGCGACTACGCCAACCTCGGGGATGACGGCGCGCACACGCCGGGTCCGAATCCGGCCGTGATGAAATGGCTGGTGGAGGAGCGCGGCATCATCGGCTTCGGCACCGAGACGATCGGCACCGACGCGGGGCAGGCCGGCCATTTCGAGCCGCCTTATCCGGCGCATCACTTCCTGCACGGCGCCGGCCGATATGGCCTTCAATGTCTTTGCAATCTCGATCAGCTTCCCGCCACCGGCGCCGTCATAGTGGCTTCACCCCTGAAGATCCAGAACGGTTCCGGCAGCCCGCTGCGCGTGATCGCGTTAGTTTCAGCAGACTGA